A genomic stretch from Kwoniella europaea PYCC6329 chromosome 2, complete sequence includes:
- a CDS encoding thymidylate kinase, producing the protein MSDPSSSRRGAFIVFEGLDRCGKSTQVARLVDRLERESQKARLQKFPDRTTAIGKMIDAYLQSKAEMDDHAIHLLFSANRWECAAAIKRDLDRGITVIADRYAFSGIAFSAAKGLPFDFCLQPDRALPLPDLTLYMSLPQEEATQRSQFGEERYETVTMQQATRKQFRLVAEEVKKIHGGKKWMEVDARGTIEEVEERLKGLIGDLTDGVNGRVGELWV; encoded by the exons ATGTccgacccatcttcttcccgCCGAGGAGCATTCATCGTCTTCGAAGGACTTGACCGATGTGGTAAATCAACCCAGGTAGCTCGTCTGGTGGATCGGctggaaagagaaagtcAGAAAGCTAGACTTCAGAAGTTTCCTG ATCGTACAACAGCAAtaggaaagatgatagatgcTTACCTACAGTCGAAAGCCGAGATGGACGATCATGCTATACATTTACTGTTCAGTGCCAACCGATGGGAATGTGC AGCCGCCATCAAACGAGACTTGGACCGCGGTATAACAGTGATAGCAGACCGATATGCATTTTCTGGAATCGCATTTTCAGCAGCCAAA GGCCTTCCATTTGATTTCTGTTTGCAACCTGATAGAGCTCTTCCGTTACCCGATCTCACTCTTTACATGTCGTTACCCCAAGAAGAAGCTACACAGCGATCCCAATTCGGCGAAGAACGATACGAGACTGTTACCATGCAGCAGGCTACAAGGAAGCAGTTTCGCTTGGTAGcagaagaagtgaagaagatacatGGCGGGAAAAAGTGGATGGAGGTCGATGCTAGAGGTACAATcgaagaggtcgaagagagGTTAAAGGGTTTGATAGGTGATCTGACGGATGGTGTGAATGGGAGGGTTGGTGAACTTTGGGTGTAG